One genomic region from Rosa rugosa chromosome 1, drRosRugo1.1, whole genome shotgun sequence encodes:
- the LOC133743092 gene encoding uncharacterized protein LOC133743092 isoform X2, whose translation MDITVLVEKVDESVKVTVIEEDDEYWLLPPSKVTNKLGDDSILKALRPVTAMPLHMFHIITPLELRMKPCYVVFVGLSAGTKACMYKVFQAVSVLLSSMVFAQQ comes from the exons ATGGATATTACGGTTTTA GTTGAAAAGGTTGATGAAAGTGTCAAGGTTACAGTTATTGAGGAAGACGACGAGTACTGGTTGCTTCCTCCCTCCAAAGTTACTAACAAGTTGGGTGATGATTCCATCTTAAAGGCCTTAAG gcCTGTAACAGCCATGCCATTACATATGTTCCACATTATAACACCCTTG GAGCTAAGGATGAAGCCGTGTTATGTAGTTTTTGTGGGTCTCTCAGCTGGTACTAAAGCTTGTATGTACAAAGTTTTTCAA GCTGTAAGTGTTTTGCTCAGTTCGATGGTTTTTGCTCAGCAGTAA
- the LOC133743104 gene encoding coproporphyrinogen-III oxidase 1, chloroplastic-like, which yields MPPPATLSSSSSFTLLSPSPSPSPKLASFHSKRHSFHSATRFTRLRLRLARSLTPRCAVIEKETPETEKPDTFLRESSSPTSVRARFEKMIREAQDTVCEAIAAADGGGKFKEDVWSRPGGGGGISRVLQNGAVWEKAGVNVSVVYGVMPPEAYRAAKGAATDHKPGPVPFFAAGISSVLHPKNPFAPTLHFNYRYFETDAPQDAPGAPRQWWFGGGTDLTPAYIFEEDVKHFHSVQKSACDKFDPTFYPRFKKWCDDYFYIKHRDERRGLGGIFFDDLNDYDQEMLLSFATECANSVVPAYVPIIEKRKDTPFTEDHKAWQQLRRGRYVEFNLVYDRGTTFGLKTGGRIESILVSLPLTARWEYDHKPEEGSEEWKLLDACINPKEWV from the exons ATGCCGCCACCAGCCAcactctcatcttcttcctccttcacCCTCCTCTCCCCATCTCCCTCCCCATCTCCAAAGCTTGCATCTTTCCACTCCAAACGCCACTCCTTCCACTCCGCCACGCGCTTCACGcgcctccgcctccgcctcGCCCGCTCACTCACTCCGCGATGCGCCGTCATCGAGAAAGAGACGCCGGAGACGGAAAAGCCCGATACTTTCCTCCGCGAGTCGTCGTCGCCGACCTCAGTCCGGGCGCGGTTCGAGAAGATGATAAGGGAGGCGCAGGACACAGTGTGTGAGGCCATCGCCGCCGCGGACGGCGGAGGCAAGTTTAAGGAGGACGTGTGGTCGAGGCCGGGCGGCGGTGGGGGTATCAGTAGAGTCCTCCAAAACGGCGCCGTTTGGGAGAAGGCTGGGGTTAATGTGTCTGTTGTGTATGGAGTTATGCCTCCTGAGGCTTATAGAGCTGCCAAGGGCGCCGCCACTGATCACAAGCCCGGCCCGGTTCCGTTCTTCGCCGCCGGAATTAGCTCG GTTTTGCATCCAAAGAACCCTTTTGCTCCTACTTTGCATTTCAATTATCGGTATTTCGAAACAGATGCTCCCCAAG ATGCTCCTGGAGCACCTAGGCAATGGTGGTTTGGAGGTGGAACTGACTTGACGCCTGCTTATATTTTTGAGGAGGATGTTAAACATTTTCATTCA GTTCAGAAAAGTGCTTGCGACAAATTTGATCCTACCTTCTATCCTCGGTTCAAGAAATGGTGTGATGATTATTTCTATATCAAG CATCGTGATGAGAGACGAGGGCTTGGGGGAATATTTTTTGATGATCTAAATGACTATGATCAGGAGATGCTTCTTTCTTTTGCCACTG AATGTGCAAACTCTGTGGTCCCTGCTTATGTACCAATTATAGAGAAAAGGAAGGATACACCATTTACAGAGGACCATAAGGCATGGCAGCAATTGCGAAGAGGGAGATATGTTGAATTCAATTTG GTTTATGATCGTGGAACAACTTTTGGACTAAAGACAGGAGGTCGAATTGAGAGTATTCTTGTCTCTCTTCCACTGACTGCTCGGTGGGAATACGACCAT AAACCAGAAGAGGGAAGCGAAGAATGGAAACTATTAGATGCGTGCATCAACCCAAAGGAATGGGTTTAA
- the LOC133743092 gene encoding uncharacterized protein LOC133743092 isoform X1: MDITVLVEKVDESVKVTVIEEDDEYWLLPPSKVTNKLGDDSILKALRPVTAMPLHMFHIITPLELRMKPCYVVFVGLSAGTKACMYKVFQVSVVRNIDTNVIGMLSFALPANTSMLCSC, translated from the exons ATGGATATTACGGTTTTA GTTGAAAAGGTTGATGAAAGTGTCAAGGTTACAGTTATTGAGGAAGACGACGAGTACTGGTTGCTTCCTCCCTCCAAAGTTACTAACAAGTTGGGTGATGATTCCATCTTAAAGGCCTTAAG gcCTGTAACAGCCATGCCATTACATATGTTCCACATTATAACACCCTTG GAGCTAAGGATGAAGCCGTGTTATGTAGTTTTTGTGGGTCTCTCAGCTGGTACTAAAGCTTGTATGTACAAAGTTTTTCAAGTAAGTGTTGTGCGTAATATAGATACTAATGTAATTGGTATGCTTTCTTTTGCACTCCCAGCTAACACTTCAATGTTGTGTTCTTGTTGA
- the LOC133731688 gene encoding F-box/kelch-repeat protein At3g23880-like: MAEALVRQQQLVSLPKRPRHYDHDEDVNDIIVEILSRLPVKSLLRFRSVCKSWRALISDSYFVKKHLGHAVTDTSNSSRLLNLLYTSPRIVDLQGLEDHDHIRQRDAFADDILDRSRIFGSCNGLICLQATMFHGLYCDDIFLWNPSTRVAKKVPEHNFTKGSISIHGFGYDSTTDDYKLILGARNKVAKKTKIAIFTVKTGSRRTVQDFEFVHYLNGQGCFVNGALHWLDSMYKSTRIVSFDLAEEKCDTLCRIEYGPMFRMGIGTIRNCLCYYTYSSIRSMPMTIWMMNEYGINKPWTKLMNIPTNIIPYKIYLRPKHVVENGEVLMILDGKDFVIYNPKENKYRTVFQSPTILQSAAVVVYLDTLVSPEFGS; the protein is encoded by the coding sequence ATGGCAGAGGCCCTCGTCCGGCAGCAACAACTGGTTTCCTTGCCAAAACGACCTCGTCATTACGACCACGACGAGGATGTCAACGATATCATAGTTGAGATACTGTCAAGGCTTCCGGTCAAATCTTTGTTACGATTCCGAAGTGTATGCAAGTCATGGCGGGCTTTAATCTCAGATTCTTATTTTGTTAAGAAGCACCTCGGCCATGCAGTCACAGACACATCCAACAGCTCCAGGCTTCTGAATCTCTTATATACTAGTCCCAGAATCGTAGATCTCCAAGGATTGGAGGATCATGATCATATTCGTCAGCGCGATGCTTTTGCAGATGACATTCTTGACCGGTCTCGAATTTTTGGTTCTTGCAATGGCTTGATATGTTTGCAAGCGACGATGTTTCATGGATTATACTGTGATGATATTTTCTTATGGAACCCTAGTACTAGAGTGGCCAAGAAAGTACCGGAACATAATTTTACCAAGGGTTCAATAAGTATTCATGGATTCGGTTAtgattccaccactgatgattACAAGCTTATATTGGGAGCTAGAAATAAAGTAGCtaaaaaaaccaaaattgcTATCTTTACAGTTAAAACAGGTTCACGGAGGACCGTTCAAGACTTCGAGTTTGTTCATTATTTGAATGGGCAAGGGTGCTTTGTAAATGGAGCACTACATTGGCTAGATTCAATGTACAAGTCTACTAGAATCGTTTCTTTTGATTTGGCAGAGGAGAAATGTGACACATTATGCCGTATTGAGTACGGACCAATGTTTAGGATGGGAATTGGAACTATAAGAAATTGTCTATGCTATTACACTTACAGTAGTATCAGATCTATGCCAATGACAATATGGATGATGAATGAATATGGGATCAATAAACCTTGGACTAAGCTCATGAACATTCCTACCAATATTATACCTTACAAGATATATCTAAGACCAAAGCATGTTGTGGAGAATGGTGAAGTTTTGATGATTTTGGATGGAAAGGACTTCGTAATATATAAtcccaaagaaaataaatataggACTGTTTTTCAGTCTCCGACTATTTTGCAGAGTGCAGCAGTAGTTGTGTACTTAGACACTTTAGTCTCACCAGAATTCGGTAGCTGA